CAACCTTGAGACCAAAAACGTCTACCTGGATTTCAACATTCCTTCCACCGCCATCAACGCCAAAGTCGGTATCCAGCCCTGGACCGATTCCTACGGCGGGATCTTCGTGAACGCCGACATGGCCGGTGCCCTCGTCTCCGCCAAGTACGCCGGGTTCACCAACTCCCTCGGCTGGTTCCGCTTCGACGAAGAACGAGACTCCCTTCCCGGCAAGGCCACCCGCGATCTCCTCGTACTCGACTCCAAGTACGCCCTCTCCAAGGATGCAAAGGTCGGCGCTTCCTATTATATGCTGAACACCGACTACAAAGGCGATGACAACACCTACACCCATATGGTCGGCCTGAACGGCGAGTTCAATCTTGCTCCTGTCACCCTCGGGGCCTTCGGTATGTACCAGTTCGGCCAAACTCCGTTCTCCGACAACAGCGACCTCTCCGCCTTTGCCGCCGGCGTTACCGCCAAGGGCAAGCTCGGCATCGGCACCCTCAGGTTTGCCGCCCTCTACACCTCCGGCGACCGGAACACCGGCGACAACGAAGACAGCAACGCCTTCCAGATTATCGACGCAGACAGCGGTAACGGTTCCAGCGAAAGCAACTTCTATGCAGCTGAAATGCAGATTATGCTCCGCAACAAGTATAACGCCAACTCCGATCGGTCCATTGTTCAATCGCTTAATGGTGCGCGGGCAAACGAAGGCTTCGTTGGCGGTTTCGTCGGTTATGACGCCAACTTCACCCCTAAAGTCTACGGCAGCGTGAACGCCGGCTTCGGCG
The nucleotide sequence above comes from Geobacter benzoatilyticus. Encoded proteins:
- a CDS encoding histidine kinase; the encoded protein is MKKKLLAVTAACALSAATAVPALALENEFHGMFRVFGIVNNFGDGKGGPIIKAGLLSEDSKTRSYVEQRARLMYIAKANDDLKLVTHFEIDSRWGDASYTDGRNKGGAIGADTTNLETKNVYLDFNIPSTAINAKVGIQPWTDSYGGIFVNADMAGALVSAKYAGFTNSLGWFRFDEERDSLPGKATRDLLVLDSKYALSKDAKVGASYYMLNTDYKGDDNTYTHMVGLNGEFNLAPVTLGAFGMYQFGQTPFSDNSDLSAFAAGVTAKGKLGIGTLRFAALYTSGDRNTGDNEDSNAFQIIDADSGNGSSESNFYAAEMQIMLRNKYNANSDRSIVQSLNGARANEGFVGGFVGYDANFTPKVYGSVNAGFGAAANTNQAENYLGTEVNAEIGYKLFDNMTASVQGAYMFLGDYFDEAGDLDDPYQTRIMLNYAF